A genomic window from Aestuariirhabdus litorea includes:
- a CDS encoding Tll0287-like domain-containing protein: MNPRILTLVAALTSLPLSAAEIDQEQAAARAIAASFGGQLQAALKPALQQKGAVAAIDLCHTEAAPIAAEQARRSGWAVGRTSLRVRNPDNQPDGWEQAVLEQFEARKRAGEAPASLEWFERVAVEGGTELRYMKAIPTGPVCLNCHGQQLAPEVSARLDQLYPDDRARGFAEGDLRGAFSLRKRLD; this comes from the coding sequence ATGAACCCCAGAATACTGACTCTGGTTGCTGCCTTGACCAGCCTGCCCCTGTCGGCCGCAGAAATCGATCAAGAGCAGGCCGCTGCGCGCGCCATTGCCGCCAGCTTCGGCGGCCAGCTGCAGGCTGCCCTGAAACCGGCGTTGCAACAGAAGGGGGCGGTGGCAGCCATCGACCTGTGCCATACCGAAGCGGCGCCGATTGCCGCCGAACAGGCCCGTCGAAGTGGCTGGGCGGTGGGTCGCACCTCACTGCGGGTGCGCAACCCGGACAACCAGCCCGATGGCTGGGAGCAAGCGGTGCTGGAGCAGTTTGAGGCGCGCAAGCGGGCAGGCGAAGCGCCCGCCAGCCTGGAGTGGTTCGAGCGGGTGGCGGTGGAGGGGGGGACGGAGTTGCGTTACATGAAAGCGATCCCCACCGGCCCCGTTTGCCTTAACTGTCACGGACAGCAGCTGGCGCCTGAGGTCAGTGCCCGCCTTGACCAGCTCTACCCCGACGACCGCGCGCGGGGTTTTGCCGAGGGTGACCTGCGGGGCGCCTTCAGCCTGCGCAAGCGACTGGACTAG
- a CDS encoding NAD(P)/FAD-dependent oxidoreductase has protein sequence MAISFWFDTLPSTPARASLQQELNVDVAIIGAGFTGLWTAYYLKQQAPQLSVAIVEAEQVGFGASGRNGGWLIGGIAGEGKYLARLEPEACRAGYRQLYGIIDEVERVLEREQIDCDLARGGMIYAAARYPEQLKRIQSELRGLHADGHTEEDFRWMDADELSKQMRMHNGYGGIYSPHCAVIQPGKLVRGLADCVERLGVQILENSPVTAVEGTDLRTAQGRLRASILVPATEGFSDSLMGINRYVLPVQSLIIATEPLAPSQWEEIGMERRPAFSDGGRLTTYGHRSADNRLIFGARGGYCFGGKVRHRFSLSDPEFRLREELMRELFPPLQQARVTHGWGGSLGMARNFAPFALFDPATGIASAGGYGGEGVGATNLFGRTLADLILGQESERTRMPWVFTPASHRQALRRWEPEPIRWLTYRTILSLFSWEDRLYRRQSGPSLLKTLAGATCQQLERLIH, from the coding sequence ATGGCGATCAGTTTCTGGTTTGATACCCTGCCCAGCACCCCGGCGCGCGCCTCCCTGCAACAGGAGCTCAATGTCGATGTGGCAATTATCGGCGCCGGTTTCACCGGGCTCTGGACCGCCTACTACCTCAAGCAGCAGGCCCCCCAGTTGTCGGTGGCGATTGTCGAAGCCGAGCAGGTGGGTTTTGGCGCCTCCGGCCGCAACGGCGGTTGGCTGATTGGCGGTATCGCCGGTGAGGGGAAATACCTGGCGCGGCTGGAGCCTGAGGCTTGTCGCGCCGGTTATCGCCAGCTCTACGGCATCATCGATGAGGTGGAGCGGGTGCTGGAGCGGGAGCAGATCGACTGCGACCTCGCCCGCGGTGGCATGATCTACGCCGCGGCCCGCTACCCGGAGCAGCTCAAGCGTATCCAGTCCGAGCTCAGGGGGCTCCACGCCGATGGCCATACGGAGGAGGATTTCCGCTGGATGGACGCTGACGAGTTGTCGAAACAGATGCGTATGCACAACGGCTACGGCGGCATCTACAGCCCCCATTGCGCAGTGATCCAGCCGGGCAAGCTGGTGCGCGGACTGGCCGACTGTGTCGAAAGGCTGGGGGTACAGATCTTAGAAAACAGCCCCGTGACGGCGGTTGAAGGCACTGACCTTAGAACCGCCCAGGGCCGTCTCCGTGCCTCAATACTGGTGCCCGCGACCGAGGGCTTCAGTGATTCACTGATGGGCATCAACCGCTACGTGCTGCCGGTGCAGAGCCTGATTATCGCCACCGAGCCCCTGGCCCCTTCGCAGTGGGAGGAGATCGGCATGGAGCGGCGCCCCGCCTTTAGCGATGGTGGCCGCCTCACCACCTACGGCCACCGCTCGGCCGATAACCGGCTGATCTTTGGTGCCCGCGGGGGCTACTGCTTTGGCGGCAAGGTGCGGCACCGGTTCTCTCTGTCCGACCCGGAGTTTCGCCTGCGCGAGGAGCTGATGCGGGAGCTGTTTCCGCCGCTGCAGCAAGCCCGAGTGACCCACGGCTGGGGCGGCAGCCTTGGCATGGCGCGCAACTTTGCCCCCTTCGCCCTCTTCGATCCCGCCACCGGTATCGCCAGCGCCGGCGGCTACGGTGGAGAGGGGGTGGGGGCCACCAACCTGTTCGGGCGCACCCTGGCGGACCTGATCCTGGGGCAGGAGAGCGAGCGCACCCGCATGCCCTGGGTCTTCACCCCCGCCAGCCACCGGCAGGCGTTACGGCGCTGGGAGCCGGAGCCGATTCGCTGGCTGACCTACCGCACCATTCTCAGCCTGTTCAGCTGGGAGGATCGCCTCTACCGTCGACAGTCGGGCCCTTCCCTGTTGAAAACGCTGGCCGGCGCCACCTGCCAGCAGCTTGAGCGTCTGATTCACTGA
- a CDS encoding helix-turn-helix domain-containing protein produces the protein MKPSSPPTKPSQRDATLDVVGRYHRHWVEGNLEGVLSLYHPRITYADYLNHLEMDASELRDYVAFSLPHHNRVSLTHTDRIRADGDTAFIQYIYSLTNARGEQESYRSSEAIRVEDGLIIRIDEYASPLRSGDGNPPQRIGLTDLCLQRLIRDLESYFHTQKPYLKAELDLARVAADTGYTRNQVSFALNQVLGSSFYDYVNKARINHLLEILDREPGCKVLDSALSAGFSSTSTLYKCFKQHTGLTPGAYLKQRKS, from the coding sequence ATGAAGCCCTCATCCCCCCCGACCAAACCCTCCCAGCGCGACGCCACTCTGGACGTGGTGGGTCGTTACCATCGCCACTGGGTCGAGGGCAACCTTGAGGGGGTACTGTCGCTGTACCACCCCCGCATCACCTACGCCGACTACCTCAACCACCTGGAGATGGACGCCAGCGAGTTGCGAGACTACGTCGCCTTTTCACTACCCCATCACAACCGCGTGAGCCTTACCCACACAGACCGCATCCGAGCCGACGGTGACACCGCCTTTATCCAGTACATCTACAGTCTCACCAATGCGCGAGGTGAACAGGAAAGTTACCGCTCGAGCGAGGCGATCAGGGTGGAGGATGGCCTGATCATACGCATTGATGAGTACGCCTCTCCCCTGCGCAGTGGTGACGGCAACCCGCCACAACGTATCGGCCTCACCGACCTGTGCCTGCAGCGGCTGATCCGGGATCTGGAGAGCTATTTCCATACTCAGAAGCCCTACCTTAAGGCGGAACTCGACCTGGCGAGGGTGGCCGCCGATACCGGCTATACCCGCAACCAGGTCTCCTTCGCCCTGAACCAGGTATTGGGGTCGAGCTTTTACGATTACGTGAATAAAGCTCGCATCAACCACCTGCTCGAAATACTGGACCGGGAGCCCGGCTGCAAGGTGCTCGACAGCGCGCTGTCCGCCGGTTTCAGCTCGACCTCCACCCTCTACAAGTGCTTCAAGCAGCACACCGGCCTCACCCCCGGCGCCTATCTCAAACAGCGAAAGTCCTGA
- a CDS encoding class II aldolase/adducin family protein has product MEREGVVKYQDHHRPTPLAIDCSLEALNHCRRRMLTLGMIGQSPSRYGGLGFGNISQRLAPGEDAFLISGTQTGHLAELDADSLALVERAEPELNRLWSQGYCAPSSEALSHAVIYQQRPECNAVIHVHCPLIWQRAQALALPCTAPQIPYGTPAMARAIAEQLTAGTGVIAMLGHEDGVISYGSSLTEAAEALVRLQAHARELAGENSQ; this is encoded by the coding sequence ATGGAACGCGAAGGTGTCGTCAAGTACCAGGACCACCACCGTCCCACACCGCTTGCCATCGATTGTTCTCTGGAGGCGCTCAACCACTGCCGCCGGCGGATGCTCACCCTCGGCATGATCGGCCAAAGTCCCTCCCGCTACGGCGGGCTCGGATTCGGCAACATCAGCCAGCGCCTTGCTCCCGGAGAGGATGCCTTCCTCATCAGCGGCACCCAGACCGGTCACCTCGCCGAGCTGGATGCCGACAGCCTGGCGCTGGTGGAGCGCGCCGAACCGGAGCTTAACCGGCTCTGGTCACAGGGTTACTGTGCCCCCTCCTCCGAGGCCCTTAGTCATGCGGTGATCTATCAGCAGCGGCCCGAGTGCAACGCCGTGATCCATGTGCATTGTCCGCTGATCTGGCAACGGGCACAGGCGCTGGCACTGCCCTGTACCGCCCCGCAGATCCCCTACGGCACCCCCGCCATGGCCCGCGCCATCGCCGAGCAGCTGACCGCCGGGACGGGCGTCATCGCCATGCTTGGCCATGAGGACGGGGTGATCAGTTATGGCTCTTCACTGACGGAGGCGGCCGAGGCGCTGGTCCGCCTGCAGGCGCACGCCAGGGAGCTGGCCGGGGAGAACAGCCAGTGA
- a CDS encoding CBS domain-containing protein yields MSTSNTNPLFEISARQLMTPDVLSVSAHWGVAELASFFSEYKLSGAPVLSQDGELVGVVSTTDILRYSNNPQYKSEVVRKRSFYNEQGAKLASEVEELEFCRERQVSDIMTPMIISIEADATVQEITEVMASNNIHRIFVTDENQVVGIVSSMDIVRLVYQAGKASA; encoded by the coding sequence ATGAGCACCTCCAACACGAACCCCCTCTTCGAGATCTCGGCTCGCCAGCTGATGACCCCGGATGTCCTCAGCGTTTCCGCCCATTGGGGCGTTGCCGAGCTGGCCAGCTTCTTCTCCGAATACAAACTCTCGGGGGCACCGGTACTGAGCCAGGATGGCGAGCTGGTGGGGGTGGTCAGTACCACCGACATCCTGCGCTACAGCAACAACCCCCAGTACAAAAGCGAAGTGGTGCGCAAGCGCAGCTTCTATAACGAGCAGGGTGCCAAACTGGCCAGCGAGGTGGAGGAGCTTGAGTTCTGCCGCGAACGCCAGGTCAGCGACATCATGACCCCGATGATCATCTCCATCGAGGCCGATGCCACCGTGCAGGAGATCACGGAGGTGATGGCCAGCAATAACATCCACCGGATCTTCGTCACCGATGAGAACCAGGTGGTGGGCATCGTCTCCAGCATGGACATTGTGCGACTGGTCTACCAGGCGGGCAAAGCCAGCGCCTGA